In Citrus sinensis cultivar Valencia sweet orange chromosome 2, DVS_A1.0, whole genome shotgun sequence, a single genomic region encodes these proteins:
- the LOC102625229 gene encoding histone-lysine N-methyltransferase ATXR3 codes for MGDGGVACMPLQQQQQHNSIMERFPISDKTTICVGNSSNNSNKTNNNSISNNNDNKTNNDSSNNNGGSSSKNNETNKSNVKKNGVSTKTVRKKIVKIKKVIAVKKKEVQKNSGSSKSNNNGENIDNKNVENGGVVGEVVTVDKDNLKNEEVEEGELGTLKWENGEFVQPEKSQPQSQLQSQSKQIEKGEIVVFSSKCRRGETEKGESGLWRGNKDDIEKGEFIPDRWHKEVVKDEYGYSKSRRYDYKLERTPPSGKYSGEDLYRRKEFDRSGSQHSKSSSRWESGQERNVRISSKIVDDEGLYKGEHNNGKNHGREYFHGNRFKRHGTDSDSGDRKYYGDYGDFAGLKSRRLSDDYNSRSVHSEHYSRHSVEKFHRNSSSSRISSLDKYSSRHHEPSLSSRVIYDRHGRSPSHSDRSPHDRGRYYDHRDRSPSRHDRSPYTRDRSPYTFDRSPYSRERSPYNRDRSPYAREKSPYDRSRHYDHRNRSPFSAERSPQDRARFHDCSDRTPNYLERSPLHRSRPNNHREASSKTGASEKRNARYDSKGHEDKLGPKDSNARCSRSSAKESQDKSNLQDLNVSDEKTANCESHKEEQPQSSSVDCKEPPQVDGPPLEELVSMEEDMDICDTPPHVPAVTDSSIGKWFYLDHCGMECGPSRLCDLKTLVEEGVLVSDHFIKHLDSNRWETVENAVSPLVTVNFPSITSDSVTQLVSPPEASGNLLADTGDTAQSTGEEFPVTLQSQCCPDGSAAAPESCEDLHIDVRVGALLDGFTVIPGKEIETLGEILQTTFERVDWQNNGGPTWHGACVGEQKPGDQKVDELYISDTKMKEAAELKSGDKDHWVVCFDSDEWFSGRWSCKGGDWKRNDEAAQDRCSRKKQVLNDGFPLCQMPKSGYEDPRWNQKDDLYYPSHSRRLDLPPWAYACPDERNDGSGGSRSTQSKLATVRGVKGTMLPVVRINACVVNDHGSFVSEPRSKVRAKERHSSRSARSYSSANDVRRSSAESDSHSKARNNQDSQGSWKSIACINTPKDRLCTVDDLQLQLGEWYYLDGAGHERGPSSFSELQVLVDQGCIQKHTSVFRKFDKVWVPLTFATETSASTVRNHGEKIMPSGDSSGLPPTQSQDAVLGESNNNVNSNAFHTMHPQFIGYTRGKLHELVMKSYKNREFAAAINEVLDPWINAKQPKKETEHVYRKSEGDTRAGKRARLLVRESDGDDETEEELQTIQDESTFEDLCGDASFPGEESASSAIESGGWGLLDGHTLAHVFHFLRSDMKSLAFASLTCRHWRAAVRFYKGISRQVDLSSVGPNCTDSLIRKTLNAFDKEKLNSILLVGCTNITSGMLEEILQSFPHLSSIDIRGCGQFGELALKFPNINWVKSQKSRGAKFNDSRSKIRSLKQITEKSSSAPKSKGLGDDMDDFGDLKDYFESVDKRDSANQSFRRSLYQRSKVFDARKSSSILSRDARMRRWSIKKSENGYKRMEEFLASSLKEIMRVNTFEFFVPKVAEIEGRMKKGYYISHGLGSVKDDISRMCRDAIKAKNRGSAGDMNRITTLFIQLATRLEQGAKSSYYEREEMMKSWKDESPAGLYSATSKYKKKLSKMVSERKYMNRSNGTSLANGDFDYGEYASDREIRKRLSKLNRKSLDSGSETSDDLDGSSEDGKSDSESTVSDTDSDMDFRSDGRARESRGAGDFTTDEGLDFSDDREWGARMTKASLVPPVTRKYEIIDQYVIVADEEDVRRKMRVSLPEDYAEKLNAQKNGSEELDMELPEVKDYKPRKQLGDQVFEQEVYGIDPYTHNLLLDSMPDELDWNLLEKHLFIEDVLLRTLNKQVRHFTGTGNTPMMYPLQPVIEEIEKEAVDDCDVRTMKMCRGILKAMDSRPDDKYVAYRKGLGVVCNKEGGFGEDDFVVEFLGEVYPVWKWFEKQDGIRSLQKNNEDPAPEFYNIYLERPKGDADGYDLVVVDAMHKANYASRICHSCRPNCEAKVTAVDGHYQIGIYTVRGIHYGEEITFDYNSVTESKEEYEASVCLCGSQVCRGSYLNLTGEGAFEKVLKELHGLLDRHQLMLEACELNSVSEEDYLELGRAGLGSCLLGGLPNWVVAYSARLVRFINLERTKLPEEILRHNLEEKRKYFSDICLEVEKSDAEVQAEGVYNQRLQNLAVTLDKVRYVMRCVFGDPKKAPPPVERLSPEETVSFLWKGEGSLVEELIQCMAPHVEEDVLNDLKSKIQAHDPSGSEDIQRELRKSLLWLRDEVRNLPCTYKCRHDAAADLIHIYAYTKCFFRVQEYKAFTSPPVYISPLDLGPKYADKLGADLQVYRKTYGENYCLGQLIFWHIQTNADPDCTLARASRGCLSLPDIGSFYAKVQKPSRHRVYGPKTLRFMLSRMEKQPQRPWPKDRIWAFKSSPRIFGSPMLDSSLTGCPLDREMVHWLKHRPAIFQAMWDR; via the exons ATGGGCGATGGAGGTGTGGCTTGCATGCCTttgcaacagcagcagcagcacaATAGTATCATGGAGAGGTTCCCAATTTCTGATAAAACAACAATTTGTGTAGGCAACAGTAGCAACAACAGTAACAAGACTAATAACAACAGCATCAGTAATAACAATGATAACAAGACTAACAACGACAGCAGCAACAACAATGgcggcagcagcagcaaaaACAATGAGACAAATAAAAGCAATGTGAAGAAGAATGGGGTCAGCACAAAGACAGTTAGAAAGAAGATAGTGAAGATAAAGAAAGTTATTGCTGTGAAGAAAAAGGAGGTGCAGAAGAATAGTGGCAGCAGTAAAAGTAACAACAATGGTGAAAATATTGAcaataaaaatgttgaaaatggtggagtaGTGGGGGAAGTTGTTACTGTtgataaagataatttaaagaatgagGAAGTTGAGGAGGGTGAATTAGGGACGCTGAAGTGGGAAAATGGTGAGTTTGTGCAACCAGAGAAATCTCAACCACAGTCTCAGTTGCAGTCCCAGTCAAAGCAAATTGAGAAGGGAGAAATTGTTGTTTTCTCTTCTAAATGCCGTAGAGGAGAGACTGAAAAGGGAGAATCTGGGTTGTGGAGAGGAAACAAAGATGATATCGAGAAAGGAGAGTTCATTCCTGATAGGTGGCATAAAGAAGTAGTTAAAGATGAGTATGGTTACAGCAAGTCACGCAGATATGATTATAAACTTGAACGTACTCCGCCGTCGGGTAAGTACTCAGGTGAGGATTTATATAGAAGGAAGGAGTTCGATAGAAGTGGTAGTCAGCATAGTAAGAGTTCATCCAGGTGGGAGAGTGGTCAAGAGAGGAATGTAAGGATCAGTTCTAAGATTGTGGATGATGAAGGATTGTACAAAGGTGAACACAACAACGGGAAGAACCATGGAAGAGAGTACTTTCATGGCAATAGGTTTAAGCGGCATGGTACTGATTCAGACAGTGGTGACCGTAAGTATTATGGGGATTATGGGGATTTTGCGGGTTTGAAAAGTAGAAGGCTCTCTGATGATTATAACTCTCGTTCTGTTCATTCGGAGCACTATTCACGTCACTCAGTAGAGAAGTTTCACAGAAATTCTTCATCGTCGAGAATATCTTCGTTAGACAAATATTCTTCCAGGCATCATGAACCTTCTTTATCTTCCAGAGTGATTTATGACAGGCATGGGCGTAGCCCGAGCCATTCTGATCGGTCTCCACATGACAGGGGCAGATATTATGATCACCGGGATAGAAGTCCAAGTCGTCATGACAGATCCCCATACACCCGTGATAGATCCCCTTATACTTTTGATAGGTCCCCATATTCTCGAGAAAGATCCCCGTATAATCGGGATAGATCCCCTTATGCACGAGAGAAATCTCCATATGATAGGAGCCGCCACTATGATCATAGAAACCGAAGTCCCTTTAGTGCAGAGCGGTCCCCACAAGATCGAGCTCGATTCCATGATTGCAGTGATCGAACTCCAAACTATTTGGAGCGGTCCCCACTTCATCGGAGCAGGCCTAATAATCACCGAGAAGCAAGTAGCAAAACTGGAGCTAGTGAAAAACGTAATGCTCGGTATGATAGTAAAGGGCATGAGGATAAGTTGGGCCCAAAGGATAGTAATGCACGATGCTCACGTTCTTCAGCAAAAGAATCCCAGGATAAAAGCAATTTGCAGGATTTGAATGTTTCTGATGAGAAAACTGCCAACTGTGAGTCTCATAAAGAAGAGCAGCCTCAGAGTTCAAGTGTAGATTGCAAGGAACCACCACAGGTCGATGGACCTCCTCTTGAAGAGCTTGTTTCTATGGAGGAAGACATGGATATATGTGACACGCCGCCTCACGTCCCTGCAGTGACTGATTCATCTATAGGGAAATGGTTTTACCTTGATCATTGTGGCATGGAATGCGGGCCTTCAAGATTATGTGATCTGAAGACACTAGTGGAAGAAGGCGTTCTTGTGTCGGATCACTTTATCAAGCACTTAGATAGTAACCGTTGGGAAACCGTTGAAAATGCAGTTTCACCATTGGTCACAGTGAATTTTCCATCTATTACATCTGATAGTGTGACACAACTAGTCAGCCCTCCAGAAGCTTCTGGTAATCTACTGGCAGATACTGGAGATACTGCACAATCTACTGGTGAGGAATTTCCAGTTACTTTGCAGTCTCAGTGCTGCCCTGATGGCAGTGCAGCTGCACCTGAATCTTGTGAAGATCTTCACATTGATGTGCGGGTTGGAGCTCTATTGGATGGTTTCACCGTTATCCCCGGCAAGGAAATTGAAACTCTTGGAG AAATCTTGCAAACAACTTTTGAACGTGTGGATTGGCAAAACAATGGAG GGCCCACTTGGCATGGAGCTTGTGTTGGGGAACAAAAACCGGGTGATCAGAAAGTTGACGAGTTATATATTTCTgacaccaagatgaaagaagcTGCAGAATTGAAGTCAGGCGACAAGGACCATTGGGTTGTCTGTTTTGATTCTGATGAATGGTTTTCTGGTCGATGGTCGTGCAAAGGTGGGGACTGGAAAAGGAATGATGAAGCAGCCCAAGATAGATGTTCTAGAAAGAAACAAGTTCTAAATGATGGTTTCCCTCTGTGTCAGATGCCAAAATCTGGGTACGAAGACCCTCGATGGAATCAAAAGGATGATTTGTATTATCCTTCTCACAGCAGAAGGCTCGATCTTCCTCCTTGGGCATATGCCTGCCCAGATGAAAGGAATGATGGCAGTGGTGGTAGCAGATCAACTCAGAGTAAACTTGCTACAGTAAGGGGAGTGAAGGGAACCATGCTTCCAGTTGTCAGGATAAATGCTTGTGTGGTTAATGACCATGGTTCATTTGTTTCTGAGCCTCGTTCAAAAGTTCGAGCAAAAGAGAGGCATTCTTCGAGGTCTGCTCGTTCATACTCTTCAGCTAATGATGTCAGGAGATCATCAGCAGAAAGTGATTCACATTCAAAAGCTAGAAATAATCAGGACTCACAGGGCTCTTGGAAGAGCATTGCATGCATTAACACACCAAAAGATCGTCTTTGCACTGTTGATGACTTGCAACTGCAACTGGGTGAGTGGTACTACCTTGATGGTGCTGGGCATGAACGAGGGCCCAGCTCATTTTCAGAGCTACAGGTCTTGGTGGATCAAGGTTGTATTCAAAAGCATACCAGTGTTTTCCGGAAATTTGATAAAGTTTGGGTACCACTTACCTTTGCTACAGAGACTTCTGCATCCACTGTCAGGAATCACGGGGAGAAGATTATGCCATCTGGTGATTCTTCAGGACTTCCTCCTACACAATCTCAGGATGCTGTCCTTGGTGAAAGCAATAATAATGTGAATTCCAATGCTTTTCACACCATGCATCCACAGTTCATTGGTTATACCCGTGGGAAACTACATGAATTGGTAATGAAATCGTACAAGAACCGAGAGTTTGCTGCTGCTATAAATGAGGTTTTAGATCCATGGATCAATGCTAAACAGCCAAAGAAAGAGACAGAGCATGTGTATCGGAAATCAG AGGGGGACACACGTGCTGGCAAAAGAGCTCGGTTGCTGGTTAGGGAAagtgatggtgatgatgaaaCGGAAGAAGAACTACAGACAATTCAAGATGAGTCCACCTTTGAGGATTTATGTGGGGATGCTTCTTTTCCTGGAGAAGAGAGCGCAAGTTCTGCAATTGAGTCTGGAGGCTGGGGCTTATTGGACGGTCATACGCTGGCACATGTTTTCCACTTTTTGAGATCTGACATGAAATCCCTTGCCTTTGCTTCTTTGACTTGTAGACATTGGAGAGCTGCTGTCAGGTTTTATAAGGGCATTTCAAGACAAGTTGACTTGTCATCTGTAGGTCCTAACTGCACTGATTCACTAATCAGGAAGACCTTG AATGCTTTCgacaaagaaaagttaaatTCTATTCTTCTTGTTGGTTGCACAAATATTACTTCTGGGATGCTGGAAGAGATTCTTCAGTCATTTCCCCATTTATCTTCTATAGATATTAGAGGCTGTGGCCAGTTTGGGGAGTTGGCCCTCAAATTTCCAAATATTAATTGGGTCAAGAGCCAAAAATCACGCGGTGCCAAGTTCAATGATTCACGTTCCAAAATAAGGAGTCTGAAACAGATTACAGAGAAGTCTTCATCAGCTCCTAAATCTAAGGGACTTGGTGATGATATGGATGATTTTGGTGATCTGAAGGATTATTTTGAAAGTGTAGATAAGAGAGACTCAGCAAACCAATCATTCCGCAGAAGTTTATACCAACGCTCAAAAGTTTTTGATGCTAGAAAGTCCTCTTCCATTTTATCTAGGGATGCTCGTATGAGGCGATGGTCCATTAAGAAATCTGAAAATGGATACAAGAGAATGGAGGAATTCCTTGCTTCAAGTCTGAAGGAAATCATGAGGGTGAATacctttgaattttttgttccCAAG GTTGCAGAAATTGAGGGAAGAATGAAAAAGGGATATTACATCAGCCATGGGTTGGGCTCTGTCAAGGATGATATCAGTCGGATGTGCAGGGATGCAATAAA AGCAAAGAATCGCGGTAGTGCTGGGGACATGAATCGCATTACAACATTATTTATCCAGCTTGCTACACGATTGGAACAGGGTGCTAAGTCTTCTTATTATGAAAGAGAAGAGATGATGAAAAGTTGGAAAGACGAATCTCCTGCTGGGTTATATTCTGCTACCTCAAAATATAAGAAGAAGCTCAGTAAAATGGTATCTGAAAGGAAGTACATGAATAGGAGTAATGGCACTTCTCTTGCAAATGGCGATTTTGATTATGGAGAATATGCATCTGATCGAGAAATCAGAAAGCGTTTGTCCAAGTTGAACCGAAAATCACTAGACTCAGGAAGTGAAACATCTGACGACCTTGATGGATCTTCTGAAGATGGCAAAAGTGACAGTGAAAGTACAGTGTCCGATACAGACAGTGACATGGATTTCAGGTCAGATGGTCGAGCTCGAGAGTCCAGAGGAGCTGGAGATTTTACAACAGATGAAGGTTTAGATTTTAGTGATGACCGTGAATGGGGTGCTCGGATGACAAAAGCTAGCCTGGTTCCTCCGGTTACTAGGAAATATGAGATCATTGATCAGTATGTTATAGTTGCAGATGAAGAAGATGTGAGACGGAAGATGAGGGTTTCTTTGCCTGAGGATTATGCTGAGAAGCTCAATGCACAGAAAAATGGAAGTGAGGAGTTAGATATGGAACTTCCTGAAGTCAAGGACTATAAACCTAGAAAACAACTCGGCGACCAAGTGTTTGAGCAAGAAGTATATGGAATTGATCCTTACACTCATAATCTTTTACTGGACTCCATGCCTGATGAGTTGGATTGGAATCTTCTGGAGAAGCATCTGTTCATAGAAGATGTGCTCCTTCGTACCCTTAATAAGCAAGTTAGGCACTTCACAGGCACTGGAAACACTCCGATGATGTATCCTTTGCAGCCTGTgattgaagaaattgaaaaagaggCTGTGGATGACTGTGATGTTAGAACAATGAAAATGTGTCGAGGTATCCTGAAGGCCATGGATAGTCGCCCTGATGATAAATATGTTGCTTATCGCAAG GGTCTTGGAGTTGTTTGCAACAAAGAAGGTGGTTTTGGAGAAGATGATTTCGTTGTGGAATTTCTGGGAGAG GTTTATCCTGTTTGGAAATGGTTTGAGAAGCAAGATGGGATTCGATCATTGCAGAAAAACAATGAAGATCCTGCTCCAGAATTTTACAACATTTATCTTGAGAGGCCAAAG GGTGATGCTGATGGATATGATTTAGTTGTTGTTGATGCCATGCACAAAGCAAACTATGCAAGTCGAATATGTCACTCGTGCCGACCTAATTGTGAAGCAAA AGTTACTGCTGTGGATGGTCATTACCAGATTGGAATCTACACAGTACGGGGAATTCATTATGGTGAGGAGATCACATTCGATTACAATTCTGTTACAGAG AGTAAGGAGGAATATGAAGCTTCTGTCTGTTTATGTGGCAGCCAAGTTTGTCGAGGCAGCTACTTGAATCTGACAGGAGAAGGGGCTTTCGAGAAG GTACTGAAGGAGTTGCATGGATTGCTGGAtcgtcatcaactaatgctagAAGCTTGTGAATTAAATTCAGTGTCTGAAGAAGACTACCTTGAGCTGGGGAGGGCAGGTTTAGGCAGTTGTCTGCTTGGCGGGTTGCCGAATTGGGTGGTTGCATATTCAGCTCGTCTG GTGAGGTTCATAAATCTCGAAAGGACAAAACTTCCTGAGGAAATCCTAAGGCATAATTTGGAAGagaaaaggaaatatttttcagataTATGTCTTGAGGTTGAGAAGAGTGATGCAGAGGTTCAG GCGGAGGGTGTGTACAACCAGAGGCTGCAGAATTTGGCAGTTACTCTTGACAAG GTTAGGTATGTTATGAGATGCGTGTTTGGTGACCCCAAGAAGGCTCCACCGCCGGTGGAGAGGCTTAGTCCTGAAGAAACTGTTTCTTTCTTGTGGAAAGGAGAGGGTTCACTTGTTGAGGAACTTATTCAGTGCATGGCTCCTCATGTGGAAGAAGATGTGCTAAATGATCTCAAGTCCAAGATTCAGGCTCATGATCCATCAGGTTCTGAGGACATTCAAAGAGAACTTCGTAAATCTTTATTATG GCTGAGGGATGAGGTCCGAAATCTTCCATGTACATACAAGTGTCGGCATGATGCCGCAGCTGACTTGATCCATATTTATGCTTACACAAAGTGCTTCTTCAGAGTTCAG GAATACAAAGCTTTCACTTCACCACCAGTCTATATTAGCCCTCTTGACCTGGGTCCCAAGTACGCTGATAAGTTGGGGGCAGACTTGCAGGTGTATCGGAAGACATATGgtgaaaattattgtttaggGCAACTGATTTTCTGGCATATCCAGACAAATGCTGACCCAGATTGTACCCTGGCTAGGGCGAGCAGGGGTTGCTTGTCACTACCTGACATTGGTTCCTTTTATGCCAAGGTTCAAAAGCCATCACGACATCGTGTTTATGGCCCAAAGACTCTGAGGTTTATGCTGTCAAGGATG GAGAAGCAGCCTCAGAGACCATGGCCGAAGGACCGCATTTGGGCATTCAAAAGTTCTCCCAGAATATTTGGAAGCCCAATGCTAGATTCCAGTTTGACTGGTTGTCCATTGGATAGGGAAATGGTACATTGGCTGAAGCACAGACCTGCAATATTCCAGGCGATGTGGGATAGGTGA
- the LOC102624945 gene encoding protein VASCULATURE COMPLEXITY AND CONNECTIVITY, with amino-acid sequence MVKVGGVLVCLLIIALDVAAGILGFQAEVAQNKVKHLRLWIFECRDPSHDAFKLGLAAAGLLALAHVIANLLGGCMCICSQDELSKASPNRQLSLACLVFSWIILAVGMSMLVIGTLSNNKSRASCGLTHHHFLSIGGILCFVHGLFCVAYYVSSSAASYEEGKYGA; translated from the exons ATGGTTAAAGTTGGAGGAGTTCTTGTTTGTCTCTTGATTATTGCCCTGGATGTTGCTGCTGGAATTCTTGGCTTCCAAGCTGAAgttgcacaaaacaag GTTAAGCATTTGAGGCTTTGGATATTTGAGTGTAGAGACCCAAGTCACGATGCTTTTAAGCTAGGGTTAGCTGCAGCAGGACTTTTGGCTTTAGCTCATGTTATTGCTAACTTGCTTGGTGGTTGCATGTGCATTTGTTCTCAAGATGAGCTTTCTAAAGCTTCCCCTAACAGGCAACTATCCTTGGCATGCCTTGTTTTCTCCTG GATCATATTAGCCGTTGGAATGTCAATGCTGGTGATTGGAACATTGTCAAACAACAAATCAAGAGCTTCTTGTGGGTTGACACATCATCATTTTCTGTCGATTGGAGGGATTCTTTGTTTCGTTCATGGCTTGTTTTGTGTTGCATACTATGTTTCTTCTAGTGCTGCTTCTTATGAAGAAGGAAAGTATGGAGCTTGA